In the Aster yellows witches'-broom phytoplasma AYWB genome, TGTTTTGGTTATATTCCACAACCAAGAACCCCATCCTTCTTTTTGTTCTTCTTGCTTTTCTTCTTTTGGTTTGTTTAATTGATTATCTTTTGCATCATTTTGATCTTTATTATTACCCTCATTTGAACTCTCTTCTTTATGTGCAAAAACAACATTATTATTAAAATAAGGATTTTTCTTCTTAAAAAAACTAAAACCACAAACATTAAAAACTATAAAAATCAAAAAATTAACTAAATTTAATATTAATGCTAAACATAATATTTTTTTACCTATAAATTTCATTGTTTTACTCCTTAGTTTTATAGGACATTTAAGTATTAATTAAATGTTATGATAAGATATTTTATTGTAATTATAATTTATTTTAGTTTTTTCTAAATTAAACAAATAAATTATTTTTTTGGATAGTTAGGTTTTTGAGGTACGAATTTAAAAATAATTCATGATGTTTTTGGTTATAATAAAGTCTGAATAATAAAATAGTAAAGTGTTATTTCTAATTTCTATATACTTATAAATGCTACCTTATTTATTATAACTTATTTTTATAAAACAAAAAACAAATTTGTGATGTTGGCAAGCTAAAAATACCTTAGTGAAGGATTATTTTTTTTATTTAAGTGTTTTGAAATTCTTTAAATATGATAAAAAAACAATTTGTTAAACAGGTTTGTTGAGTGTAAGTTTTTTATATCCAAAGAGCAATTTTTTCTTCTAAAATATAGTTTCCTGAATCATTTAGTATCACTTGATTGTTTTTTATTTGAATATAACCTTTTTTAAAAGCATTATTAAGACATTTATTATAACGAGATAAGGACCATTTGAGGTCTTTATAAATCTCTTGAAAATGATTTTTTTGCAATTGATCTTGGTGATTTTTGAGATGCATTAGTAAAGAAATAATCATAAATTCTTTTTTTTGCAAATTATTTTTAATCATTTTAGCAACAATTCCAGTTTTAGGGGCTAAGAAGAAAAAGAGCAAAAAGTTAACTAAATTTGTAAAAGCAATTAATCCTGATACTGGTAAATTAAGTCCAATTGCCAAATAATAACCAAGGCTAGAATTCACAAATGAGAGCCATAAAGAAAGCAAAAAACTATTACATAGATTCTTAGTAGCCAAAAGAGATGTAGCAGCAGGTCCAATCATACAAGAAATTACCATAATAGAACCAACTACATCAAAAGAAATAACAGCTGTTATAGAAACTAAAAACATTAATAAATAATTAATTAAAGTAGTGAAAAATCCTAAGATTACAGCAAGATTAGGATCAAAAATATAGATTTTTAATTCTTTATAAAAGAAAAAAACAAACAATAAATTAAAAAACAAAAGAGGAATAATTTTTTTGAGTTGTTTAATGTGGGTGAGTTCAATATTGCCTAAAAAAACAGCATCAGTATCTAAATGTTCGTGTCTTGTATAAAGACTTATCAAAATAATAGCTACCGAAAAGAAAAAAGTAAACACAATTCCAATAGAAGCGTCTTTAGTAACTTTAGAGTGTTTGCCTAAAAGTTCTACCATATAAGCTGTAAGCACGCCCACTAAAGCAGCTCCCATAATTAAAAGAGGAGAATTAAGATTTTTAACTACTAAAAAAGATACAACTATTCCTAATAAAACACTATGACTCATAGCATCAACTACCATAGAAGACTTTTTCAATACTAAAAAAACTCCTAAACTAGCCAAAGTCAAAGAACAAAATAAAATAACTAAAAAAACATCTAGTTCAAAACCACCAATAATATTTTTTATAAAACTTATCATTAAACAATACCGTCAATTAAATTTTCAACTATTTTAATTCCTTTAGGTGTTAATTGGACTTTTTGATTTTGTAACATTAAATATCTTTCCTTCCATAAAAAAGTTTCTATTTGAATTATTGGCAAACTTAAAGTATGATTTTCTTCTTGTTCATAATAAAGATGAATAAGTTGACGAAATTTTTTAATCTTTTTTTGATATTTAATTTTTTGCAAATATCTACTAATAACTCCATATTTAGGAGAAAACAACAAGGAAACAGCAATAAATAAAGTAGTAATAACAATAATAATTGGTCCTGTTGGCATATCTTGTATACTATTACTTATAAAAACTCCAATCAAACTAGAAAAGAAAGTAACAACAGAAGCAACAAAAACATTAGTAACAAATCTATCACTAAATTGACGAGCAATTACTCCTGGCATAATTAAAAAAGCACTTGTCAAAATAATGCCAATAATTTTTAAACTAGTAACTACTACTCCAATTAATAATAAATTAAGAATAAAAGTCATAATTTTAATGTTAAACCCTACACTTTGGGCAAAGTTATCATCAAAAATATAGATTTTGAATTCTTTCCACAAGCCAACTACAACAACTAAAGTAATTAAAGCCATAATACCAGTAGAAATCATATCTAGTTCAGTTAATAAAGCAATTTGTCCTAAGATAAATTTTTCCAAAGTAGCTATTTTGTTATCCTCACAAGTATTTTGAGCAATGGCAATTAAAACATTGCCAAAACCAAAAAAAGAAGCAAGCACTAACGATAAGGCTGTATCTGATTTAATTTTAGAATATTTTTTAATAAGTTCCATCAAAAGCAAAGTAACAAACGAGGCAAGAATAGCACCCAACCACAAAACCCAAATATCTGTACTACGAGCAAAAAGATAAACTAAGGCAATTCCTGGCAAAGTGGTGTGCGAAAGAGCATCTCCAATTAAGGCTTGTTTTTTCAAGATAATAAAAACACCTAAAATACCCGATGTAAATCCTAAAAAGCTAGCTGCTAAAAGAACTTTAACAACAGTATAATTAAATTCTAAAACAAACATATTTAACACTTTCTTATTTATATTTAATTTTATTTTGTTTTCTTTGGGGTTTGCAAATTATGAATATCTTTTTTTAATTTTTTATTTTGAAAAGTTTTATTTAAATTAGTTTTATTAAAAACTTCATCCGTAGTGCCACTTGCAATTTTTTGTACGTTTAACAAAACTACATGATCAAAATATTGAGTCACTGTTTCTAAATCATGGTGCACTACAATAATGGTTTTATTTTCTTTTTGCAAATCTTTTAAAACTTGAATAATTTTTTTTTCTGTTTGGATATCAACTCCTTGAAAGGGTTCGTCCATAAAATAAATATCTCCTTGTTGAGCTAAGGCGCGAGCTAAAAAAATTCTTTGTTGTTGCCCGCCTGAAAGTTCAGATATTTGACAATCCTTAAGATCTTGCATTCCTGTTTTTTCTAAAGATTGCATTACTATTTCTTTATCTTTGGCAGTTGGTTTTTTAAACCATCCTAAATGTCCGTAACGCCCCATCAAAACAACATCAAACACAGTAGTTGGAAAATCCCAATCAACTGAATTTCTTTGTGGCACGTAGGCTACTTTTTTTCTTAATTGCCCATATTTTTGATTATAAAATAAAACTTCTCCAGAAATTTTGTGAATCAATTCTAAAATTGTTTTGATTAAAGTAGATTTTCCAGCACCATTAGGGCCTAAAATTGCTGTCAAAGAGCTTTGATAAATATCTAAATCAATATCCCACAAAACTGGTTTTAGATGATAAGCTACGGTTAGGTCTCTAATTTTAATGGCTATTTCTTTTTTCATTATAATCTCCTTATTTATTTGTTATTGTTTTAATTCTTTTTCTATTGTATGAATATTGTGTAATAAAGCTCCAATATAAGTGGAATGCTTGTATTTCGTTGGATTTCCTTGTGAATCTTTATCATCTTCAAATTCTATTGGCTCTTCACTTTCTGAACCCAAAGCATCAGCGTATAATTCTTCATCACTTTTTTTAATATTATGACCTTTACTTTTTACAGATTCTTTAAGAGAATCAAGCGTTCCTTCTGGAAAAGAACTTTCTACAAAAATAGCTTTTACTTGGTTGTTAACCAGTTTATTAGCTAATTCTTCAATATCACTAATACTAGCTTCTGTTTGGGTAGAAATTCCTTGAATTGGACTTAACTCAAAATCATATTTTCTAGCTAAATAAGAAAAAGCATCATGGGCAGTAACTAAAATAAAAGTTTTGCCTTGAGAAAAAAAATGTTCTTTTAATGCTTTAAATTTCTTGCCTACATATTTATGTAATAATTTTAATTTGTGTGCATATGTTTGACAATTATGTTCTAAATTATAAATATCACTTTGGCGAAAACGCGAATCTTTTACCAATGCTGTTTTTAATTTGTATTTTAATTGGTGTAAAACTTTAATCCAAAGATCTATATCAAACCAAATATGAGGATCTGGCCCATGAGTATCTTCATCTCGTTTAATATCTCCTTCTTTAATGCGTTCATCCTCCTTGCCTTTTTGATTTATAACTTTGGTATTTGCTTCATCTAACTGCACTACTGTAAAGGAATTATTCGTTAAAAGCGGAAAGGCTTCTGCCATTTTAGCTTCCAAATGCAGTCCATTAATCACAACTAAATCAGCTTCTTTAATTTTTTTGCGATCTGATAATTTGGTTTTGTAATTGTGCGGATCAATTCCTACTCCCATCAAAGAATCAACTTGAATGCCTTTAATTTTGTTATATTTGTTTTTGTTTTCTTCTTCTACAACATCACCAACTAAATGCTTGACTAAATCTTTTAACATGGTAGAAGTCGTTACTATTTGTAAATCTTTTGAAACAGTTTTGGCATTTTTGGCTTTTGTCAAAGAAAAAAAAGGAATAGATAAAATCAGTGTTGTTATTGTTACCAAAAGAAAAATGATTATTTTTTGTTTGTGTTTAATAAAAAAATCCATAATTATGGTCTCCTTTTTGCCTTTCTGAATGAATTTAAAAAATGATCTAAATTTTAACTATTTTGTGAGGTAAAAACAATGTTGTAAAAAATATCTAAAAATATGTAATTATAATTTATTGTTTTTAGGATTTATTTATAAAATCCATCATTAAAAAATTTCAATTTTGATACAGTTATTACCATACATTTGTAATAAAGTAGTAAAAATGTTTAATTATAATGAGGATTAATTTGTTATTGGGAGTTAGGTTAATTTTAGTAATAAAATGTTTTTATTGGATGTTTTACAAATAAGTTTATTGCTTGTGATTTCATTTTTTAAAATGTTTTTCATATTTACATTATGAAAAAAACTACAAATTTAAAGATATTTATTATATCTTAATATAAATTAATGCAAAATGTTATGCAAGTTTTTTTGAAATTGTTTTGCAATACCTTGTATAAATACAAAAAAGGGAAAGTCCAAAAAATAAATTAAGGTATTCAGGCAAATATTCCAAATATAATAATTTAATACCAAAG is a window encoding:
- a CDS encoding metal ABC transporter ATP-binding protein, which encodes MKKEIAIKIRDLTVAYHLKPVLWDIDLDIYQSSLTAILGPNGAGKSTLIKTILELIHKISGEVLFYNQKYGQLRKKVAYVPQRNSVDWDFPTTVFDVVLMGRYGHLGWFKKPTAKDKEIVMQSLEKTGMQDLKDCQISELSGGQQQRIFLARALAQQGDIYFMDEPFQGVDIQTEKKIIQVLKDLQKENKTIIVVHHDLETVTQYFDHVVLLNVQKIASGTTDEVFNKTNLNKTFQNKKLKKDIHNLQTPKKTK
- a CDS encoding metal ABC transporter permease yields the protein MISFIKNIIGGFELDVFLVILFCSLTLASLGVFLVLKKSSMVVDAMSHSVLLGIVVSFLVVKNLNSPLLIMGAALVGVLTAYMVELLGKHSKVTKDASIGIVFTFFFSVAIILISLYTRHEHLDTDAVFLGNIELTHIKQLKKIIPLLFFNLLFVFFFYKELKIYIFDPNLAVILGFFTTLINYLLMFLVSITAVISFDVVGSIMVISCMIGPAATSLLATKNLCNSFLLSLWLSFVNSSLGYYLAIGLNLPVSGLIAFTNLVNFLLFFFLAPKTGIVAKMIKNNLQKKEFMIISLLMHLKNHQDQLQKNHFQEIYKDLKWSLSRYNKCLNNAFKKGYIQIKNNQVILNDSGNYILEEKIALWI
- a CDS encoding metal ABC transporter solute-binding protein, Zn/Mn family, with the translated sequence MDFFIKHKQKIIIFLLVTITTLILSIPFFSLTKAKNAKTVSKDLQIVTTSTMLKDLVKHLVGDVVEEENKNKYNKIKGIQVDSLMGVGIDPHNYKTKLSDRKKIKEADLVVINGLHLEAKMAEAFPLLTNNSFTVVQLDEANTKVINQKGKEDERIKEGDIKRDEDTHGPDPHIWFDIDLWIKVLHQLKYKLKTALVKDSRFRQSDIYNLEHNCQTYAHKLKLLHKYVGKKFKALKEHFFSQGKTFILVTAHDAFSYLARKYDFELSPIQGISTQTEASISDIEELANKLVNNQVKAIFVESSFPEGTLDSLKESVKSKGHNIKKSDEELYADALGSESEEPIEFEDDKDSQGNPTKYKHSTYIGALLHNIHTIEKELKQ
- a CDS encoding metal ABC transporter permease, yielding MFVLEFNYTVVKVLLAASFLGFTSGILGVFIILKKQALIGDALSHTTLPGIALVYLFARSTDIWVLWLGAILASFVTLLLMELIKKYSKIKSDTALSLVLASFFGFGNVLIAIAQNTCEDNKIATLEKFILGQIALLTELDMISTGIMALITLVVVVGLWKEFKIYIFDDNFAQSVGFNIKIMTFILNLLLIGVVVTSLKIIGIILTSAFLIMPGVIARQFSDRFVTNVFVASVVTFFSSLIGVFISNSIQDMPTGPIIIVITTLFIAVSLLFSPKYGVISRYLQKIKYQKKIKKFRQLIHLYYEQEENHTLSLPIIQIETFLWKERYLMLQNQKVQLTPKGIKIVENLIDGIV